In one Bradyrhizobium cosmicum genomic region, the following are encoded:
- a CDS encoding histidine phosphatase family protein has product MSVPTIYYLRHGETDWNALGRLQGTRDIPLNARGRDQAIQAGGILVDLFKRDGRDKAALPYVSSPLGRARMTMELARGKLELPVADYALDDRLREIGYGVWEGLTLAESEAKDPEIYARRLADKWTVGPAGAETYADVQVRVRAWYDQLQTDTVAVAHGGTCRALMVSLGLETPASAAELYIEQGAVYVFREGRLEKFS; this is encoded by the coding sequence ATATCCGTGCCCACGATCTATTATCTTCGCCACGGCGAGACCGATTGGAACGCGCTCGGCAGGCTTCAGGGCACCAGGGACATTCCGCTGAACGCGCGCGGCCGCGATCAGGCCATCCAGGCCGGCGGCATTCTCGTCGATCTCTTCAAGCGCGACGGCCGCGACAAGGCGGCGCTGCCCTACGTGTCGAGCCCGCTCGGACGGGCACGCATGACCATGGAGCTCGCGCGCGGCAAGCTCGAACTGCCGGTCGCGGACTATGCGCTCGACGATCGCCTGCGCGAGATCGGCTACGGCGTCTGGGAGGGGCTGACGCTGGCCGAGAGCGAGGCCAAAGATCCCGAAATCTACGCCAGGCGCCTCGCCGACAAATGGACGGTGGGTCCCGCCGGCGCGGAGACCTATGCCGACGTGCAGGTCCGCGTGCGCGCCTGGTACGATCAGCTCCAAACCGACACCGTCGCCGTCGCCCATGGCGGCACCTGCCGGGCCCTGATGGTCTCGCTCGGCCTGGAGACGCCGGCGAGCGCCGCCGAGCTCTATATCGAGCAGGGCGCCGTCTACGTGTTTCGTGAGGGGCGGCTCGAGAAGTTCAGTTAA